A section of the Serratia liquefaciens ATCC 27592 genome encodes:
- a CDS encoding L-2-amino-thiazoline-4-carboxylic acid hydrolase: MSDAKNELGILARRRIEAEIIKPIYQILVREIGKERAQAVIGEAIENAAIEAGKNFAAQEPNGADLQSFAALQYLWEKDDALQVKVIYQDEQHFDYDVTRCRYAEMYHQMGLGEIGHLLSCARDSQFIVGYAPEVELQRTQTIMSGAPCCDFRYAAKAQGEKK; this comes from the coding sequence ATGAGCGATGCAAAAAACGAGTTGGGTATTCTGGCACGGCGCCGCATAGAAGCGGAAATCATCAAACCGATCTACCAGATCCTGGTGCGCGAAATCGGCAAAGAGCGCGCACAGGCAGTGATTGGCGAGGCAATTGAAAATGCCGCCATTGAAGCCGGCAAAAACTTCGCCGCGCAGGAGCCGAATGGCGCGGATTTGCAAAGTTTCGCCGCCTTGCAGTACCTGTGGGAAAAAGACGATGCGCTGCAGGTGAAGGTGATCTACCAGGACGAGCAGCATTTTGACTATGACGTCACCCGCTGTCGCTATGCCGAGATGTACCATCAGATGGGGCTGGGTGAGATCGGCCATCTGCTGTCCTGCGCGCGCGACAGCCAGTTTATCGTCGGCTACGCGCCCGAGGTCGAACTGCAGCGCACCCAGACCATCATGTCCGGCGCGCCCTGCTGCGATTTTCGCTATGCCGCCAAAGCGCAGGGAGAAAAAAAGTGA
- a CDS encoding Zn-dependent hydrolase, translating into MTHRVNGERLWQSLLDMAQFGAIPKDGVTRLALSEEDRMARNQLREWALEAGCSVRIDRMGNMFLRREGTRPDLAPVVTGSHVDSQPNGGRFDGIYGVLAGLEVIRTLNDRQIATERAVEVINWTNEEGARFAPAMISSGVFAGVFELEYGLSRQDAQGTSIGEALQQIGYAGEHPVGNTPIHAAFELHIEQGPILEAENIEIGVVTAAQGQRWYELEITGFSAHAGTTPMDRRRDALLGFAAMVKAVNDIGNDFMPDARATVGMAQITPNSRNVVPGKVFFSVEFRHPQEAVLAQMEQRLLAAVAEVGVDGLNAHAERIFQYQPIRFDPACIDSVRQAAKTLGYSHRDMVSGAGHDACYLNRVAPTAMIFIPCVDGISHNELENISPAWSTAGANVLLNAILAQTHA; encoded by the coding sequence GTGACGCATCGAGTAAACGGAGAACGCCTGTGGCAAAGCCTGCTCGACATGGCGCAGTTCGGGGCTATCCCGAAAGATGGCGTGACCCGGTTGGCCCTGAGCGAAGAAGACCGCATGGCGCGCAACCAGCTGCGCGAGTGGGCCCTGGAGGCCGGCTGCAGCGTACGCATCGACCGCATGGGCAATATGTTCCTGCGCCGTGAAGGCACTCGCCCGGATCTGGCCCCGGTGGTCACCGGTTCCCACGTTGATTCCCAGCCCAACGGCGGCCGTTTCGACGGTATTTACGGCGTGCTGGCCGGGCTGGAGGTGATCCGCACCCTGAACGATCGACAAATCGCAACCGAACGTGCGGTGGAAGTCATTAACTGGACGAATGAAGAAGGCGCACGCTTTGCGCCGGCAATGATCTCTTCTGGGGTATTTGCCGGCGTGTTCGAGCTGGAATACGGCCTGTCGCGCCAGGATGCACAGGGCACCAGCATCGGCGAAGCCTTGCAGCAAATCGGCTACGCCGGCGAGCATCCGGTGGGCAACACGCCGATTCATGCCGCCTTTGAGCTGCACATTGAGCAAGGGCCGATCCTCGAAGCGGAAAACATTGAGATTGGCGTGGTGACCGCCGCACAGGGGCAGCGCTGGTATGAACTGGAGATCACGGGGTTCAGCGCCCATGCGGGTACGACGCCAATGGATAGACGGCGCGACGCCCTGCTCGGCTTCGCCGCCATGGTCAAGGCGGTCAATGATATCGGTAACGACTTTATGCCGGATGCCCGTGCCACGGTAGGTATGGCGCAAATCACACCCAACTCCCGCAACGTGGTGCCGGGCAAGGTGTTTTTCAGCGTCGAGTTCCGCCACCCGCAAGAGGCCGTATTGGCGCAGATGGAGCAACGTTTGCTGGCTGCGGTGGCCGAAGTGGGCGTCGATGGGCTAAATGCCCATGCCGAGCGTATATTCCAATATCAGCCGATACGTTTTGATCCAGCTTGTATCGACAGCGTGCGGCAGGCCGCCAAGACCCTGGGCTATTCGCACCGGGATATGGTTTCCGGTGCCGGTCATGACGCCTGTTACCTGAACCGGGTAGCCCCTACGGCGATGATATTTATCCCCTGCGTGGACGGCATCAGCCACAACGAACTGGAAAACATCTCCCCGGCGTGGTCGACCGCCGGTGCCAACGTGTTGCTCAATGCCATATTGGCGCAAACTCACGCCTGA
- a CDS encoding ArsR/SmtB family transcription factor, with product MVKLSSSQLDAIFHALSDPTRRAILRSLAGGEHSIGELAAPLQMSFAGASKHIKALELAGLVQRTVQGRNHICRLEPEPMAQAMQWLQTYEHFWTERLDALEIALLQPEPNPPKE from the coding sequence ATGGTTAAATTATCTTCCTCACAGCTGGACGCCATTTTCCATGCGCTCTCCGATCCGACACGCCGCGCAATATTGCGGTCGTTGGCCGGTGGCGAGCACAGCATTGGCGAACTGGCCGCGCCGTTGCAGATGTCGTTTGCCGGCGCTTCCAAGCATATCAAAGCACTGGAGCTTGCTGGGCTGGTGCAGCGTACCGTGCAGGGAAGAAACCATATCTGCCGGCTTGAACCCGAGCCTATGGCGCAGGCCATGCAATGGCTGCAAACCTACGAGCATTTCTGGACTGAGCGGCTGGACGCGCTGGAAATAGCGCTGCTGCAACCGGAACCGAATCCTCCCAAGGAGTGA
- a CDS encoding SRPBCC family protein, with product MNDYGMIIETGTLRIQRLLPGPIERVWAYLTESDKRATWLAAGEMKLENGAQVELVFRNSELTGEHEQTPAKYKHLSCSVSNVGHITCLFPPRLLSFTWAEQGQSRPSEVTFELTEQGKAVLLTVTHRRLANRDEMLSVAGGWHTHLDILVDRLHNRQPQPFWSTHTRLEEEYRARL from the coding sequence ATGAACGACTACGGCATGATTATTGAAACCGGCACGCTGCGTATTCAGCGGCTGCTGCCCGGCCCTATCGAACGGGTCTGGGCCTATCTGACGGAATCCGACAAACGCGCCACCTGGCTGGCCGCCGGCGAAATGAAGCTGGAAAACGGCGCCCAGGTAGAGCTGGTGTTTCGCAATTCCGAGCTGACCGGCGAACACGAGCAAACGCCGGCCAAATATAAGCACCTAAGCTGCAGCGTCAGTAACGTCGGCCATATCACCTGCCTTTTCCCACCGCGGCTGCTGAGTTTTACCTGGGCTGAACAGGGGCAAAGCCGCCCTTCCGAGGTGACCTTCGAACTGACCGAACAGGGCAAAGCCGTGCTGCTGACGGTCACCCACCGTCGCCTGGCCAACCGTGATGAAATGCTCAGCGTGGCCGGGGGCTGGCATACCCACCTGGATATCCTGGTCGATCGTCTGCACAATCGTCAGCCGCAGCCGTTCTGGAGCACTCACACTCGCCTGGAAGAAGAGTACCGGGCCAGACTGTGA
- a CDS encoding transporter yields MAQTVAEKLHKLDFDDEVTGLIYGHVFRTSEPPQRVSSQQACQAYQTLSPGEGFIWLHLNLNHAAAEKWLKNHFEISEFFFDEIRHGSHTTRIERQGEDLFAVLNDVIFHPKENNPEIATLWLYCRSGLVVTVRHKPLRLIERLLGRLGPLQLASSTELLAHLLEEQEEVLEQVVRQANQYVDTIEDRLLSNHVKRNRTELGRMRRMLLRFQRLLAPEPAALFRLLNRPPTWLSRDVVQDLRQFTEEFTVVLNDLASLTERIRLLQEEIGAKQMEQNNRTLYTLTVITVLALPINIVAGFFGMNVGGIPLASNHHGFVLLVLLVGGFTLVTGYLAFRRRDEG; encoded by the coding sequence ATGGCTCAGACGGTTGCGGAAAAATTACACAAACTTGATTTTGACGATGAGGTCACCGGGCTGATTTACGGCCACGTTTTTCGTACGTCAGAGCCACCGCAGCGGGTCTCTTCGCAGCAGGCCTGCCAGGCCTATCAGACGCTGTCGCCGGGGGAGGGATTTATCTGGCTGCATCTCAACCTAAATCATGCCGCGGCGGAAAAATGGCTAAAAAACCACTTCGAGATTTCTGAGTTTTTCTTTGACGAGATCCGCCACGGTTCTCATACCACGCGCATAGAGCGTCAGGGAGAAGATCTGTTCGCGGTGCTCAACGACGTAATCTTCCACCCGAAAGAGAACAACCCGGAGATTGCGACGCTATGGCTGTATTGCCGTAGCGGCCTGGTGGTCACGGTGCGGCACAAACCGCTGCGTTTGATTGAGCGGCTGCTGGGGCGACTGGGGCCGCTGCAGTTGGCGTCTTCTACCGAATTGCTGGCGCATTTGCTGGAAGAGCAGGAAGAGGTGCTGGAGCAGGTGGTGCGGCAGGCCAACCAGTACGTCGATACCATTGAAGATCGCCTGCTGAGCAACCATGTGAAACGCAACCGTACCGAACTGGGCAGAATGCGCCGTATGCTGCTGCGTTTTCAGCGTCTGCTGGCGCCGGAGCCCGCGGCGCTGTTTCGTTTGCTGAACCGGCCACCGACCTGGCTGAGCCGGGACGTGGTACAGGATCTGCGGCAATTTACCGAAGAGTTCACGGTGGTGCTAAACGATCTCGCCAGCTTGACCGAACGCATTCGCTTGTTACAGGAAGAGATAGGCGCCAAGCAGATGGAACAGAACAACCGCACGCTCTACACCCTGACGGTGATCACCGTGTTGGCACTGCCAATCAATATCGTCGCCGGATTCTTTGGCATGAACGTGGGGGGGATCCCGCTGGCCAGCAACCACCACGGCTTTGTTTTGCTGGTGTTGCTGGTCGGCGGCTTTACGCTGGTTACCGGCTATCTGGCTTTCAGACGCCGGGATGAAGGCTGA
- a CDS encoding inorganic phosphate transporter, with translation MSDNSAVQAGAPSASSLPKIYQKNSRLTVLFFILLLVLGIAFAGVNLFNDVSDAGAVYTSYVPFLLLGMALLIALGFEFVNGFHDTANAVATVIYTHSLSPMVAVVWSGFFNFLGVLLSSGVVAFGIISLLPVELILQAGTGNGFAMVYALLFSAIIWNLGTWWLGLPASSSHTLIGSIIGVGVANALIHGRTGTSGVDWGQAIKVGYALLLSPVIGFVFAALLLLALKVFVKNRQLYTAPKNDSPPPLWIRSLLILTCTGVSFAHGSNDGQKGMGLIMLILVGTMPIAYALNRSMPPEQIPRVAALAEVTKNQLLQQFPAVSQVPAREVLTGYVRTSELTPEVVPALAQLTGAIGDQIRQYGSVDKIPAQAVSNTRNDMYLTSEVIKHLKTEKQLQIPADSQRNLDALKGELDSATRFIPFWVKVVVAIALGLGTMVGWRRIVVTVGEKIGKSHLTYAQGASAELVAMTTIGAADAFGLPVSTTHVLSSGIAGTMAANRSGLQMSTLRNLLMAWVLTLPASVLLSAGLYWIFTHF, from the coding sequence ATGAGCGATAACAGCGCCGTTCAAGCGGGTGCGCCATCTGCGTCAAGCCTGCCAAAAATCTACCAAAAGAACAGTCGACTCACTGTTCTTTTTTTTATTTTATTATTAGTGCTGGGGATAGCTTTTGCTGGCGTAAATCTATTTAACGACGTCAGCGATGCCGGCGCGGTTTATACCAGTTACGTTCCGTTTCTTTTATTGGGAATGGCGTTATTGATCGCGCTCGGCTTTGAATTCGTTAATGGTTTCCACGATACCGCCAATGCGGTAGCCACCGTGATTTATACCCATTCCTTGTCGCCGATGGTGGCCGTGGTTTGGTCGGGGTTCTTTAATTTTCTCGGCGTTTTGCTCTCCAGCGGCGTGGTGGCCTTCGGCATCATTTCGCTGCTGCCGGTTGAACTGATCTTGCAGGCCGGTACCGGCAACGGGTTCGCCATGGTCTACGCCCTGCTGTTCTCGGCGATTATCTGGAACCTCGGCACCTGGTGGCTGGGGCTGCCTGCGTCATCATCGCATACCTTGATAGGCTCGATCATCGGCGTAGGGGTGGCTAACGCCCTGATCCACGGCCGCACTGGCACCAGCGGCGTCGACTGGGGGCAAGCCATTAAAGTGGGGTATGCCCTGCTGCTTTCACCGGTGATCGGCTTCGTATTTGCCGCCTTGCTGCTGCTGGCGCTGAAGGTCTTTGTTAAAAACCGTCAGTTGTATACCGCCCCCAAAAATGACTCGCCGCCGCCGTTGTGGATCCGCAGCCTGCTGATCCTCACCTGTACCGGCGTTTCCTTTGCTCACGGCTCCAATGACGGGCAAAAAGGCATGGGCCTTATCATGCTGATCCTGGTCGGTACCATGCCGATTGCCTATGCGCTGAACCGTTCGATGCCGCCGGAGCAAATCCCCCGCGTAGCGGCATTGGCGGAAGTGACAAAAAACCAACTGCTGCAACAGTTCCCAGCGGTCAGTCAGGTTCCTGCACGTGAAGTCCTCACCGGCTATGTTCGCACCAGCGAGTTGACGCCGGAGGTGGTACCTGCCCTGGCCCAACTGACCGGCGCCATCGGCGATCAAATTCGCCAGTACGGGTCGGTCGACAAAATCCCTGCGCAGGCGGTATCCAACACCCGAAATGATATGTACCTGACGTCGGAGGTCATTAAGCACCTGAAGACGGAAAAACAACTTCAGATCCCCGCTGACTCGCAACGCAATCTGGACGCGCTGAAAGGCGAATTGGACAGCGCCACCCGCTTTATTCCGTTCTGGGTCAAGGTGGTGGTAGCGATAGCGCTTGGGCTGGGCACCATGGTCGGCTGGCGGCGCATCGTGGTCACCGTGGGCGAGAAAATTGGGAAAAGCCACCTTACCTATGCGCAGGGCGCCAGTGCCGAGCTGGTGGCGATGACCACTATCGGGGCGGCGGACGCCTTCGGCCTGCCGGTTTCCACCACCCACGTTCTTTCATCCGGCATTGCCGGGACCATGGCGGCCAACCGCTCCGGCCTGCAAATGTCCACCCTACGCAATCTGCTGATGGCCTGGGTGTTGACGCTGCCAGCCTCGGTGCTGCTTTCCGCCGGGCTCTACTGGATCTTCACCCATTTTTAA